Part of the Methylophaga nitratireducenticrescens genome is shown below.
TTCAATCATCGCCACAACCCGATCCACATCACGGTCTTTGAGGTTACGCCAGGCAGCGCCCATACAAAAACGACTGGCGCCGGTGGATTTTGCCTGTGCAGCGGATTCCAGAACTTTATCCAGAGGCAATATCGGTTCAGCTTTTACTGCAGATTCGTGATGCGCACTTTGTGGACAGTAACCACAATCCTCGGCACAACCACCGGTTTTGATGCTTAACAGCGTACTGATTTGCACCGCATTGGCATCAAAATTCTGCCGGTGAATAGTTTGAGCTTTGTACATCAGATCCGCAAATGGCAAATCAAACAAGGCTTCAATTTCCGCCTGCTGCCAGTCATGGCGAAGCGGCGCGGTCTTTTCTGCTATATTTTCAGTCATGGGCTTCTTCATCAGATTTAATGGATTAATAACATGATGGCCAGAAACTTTAGTGCCGTAGTGACGCATCGTTTGGCAGAATTATACAGCAAACTGTTGCCGATTCCCTGCTTCCTCTGTGGGGAGTTTAGTCAGCAGGAAGCTCTTTGCAAAGCGTGTATTGAGGACTTGCCCTGGCTTGAACAATGTTGTCAGCGGTGTGCTTTGCCACTTAATGAAAACGGAATTTGCGGCCAGTGTCTGATACAACCACCGCCACAACACGCCAGTTTGGCCTTATTTCGTTATGAAACTCCTATCAATCATTGTATTGCCGCTTTTAAATTTCATCAGCAATTGGTATTTACCCAACTCTTTGCCAGGCTAATGGCGGAAAAACTTCAGCAACAAGATAATGCGTTACCCGAGGTACTGATTCCTGTTCCATTACATCCAAGTCGTTTGCGCAGGCGCGGATACAATCAGTCCGCTCAGTTGGCAGATATACTTGCCCGTCAACTCAATCTTAAGGTAGATAAAACCAGTCTTATCCGCCAGCGAAATACCGTTCCTCAAATCGGTATGAGCGGAAAAGAACGCAAACGCAATGTAAAACGGGCATTTACACTCTGTAAAAAATTGCCCTACAAACAGGTTGCATTGATTGATGATGTATATACCACGGGGCATACAGTAGCCGAAGCCTGTCGCTGCTTACAGCAAAATGGCGTCGAGACTGTAGAAGTATGGACAATTGCTCGTGCAATACGCCATTATTAGACCCCATCACACTTATTTCAGTGCTCAAGGCTGTTGCATGCCTCAAAAAGACGTGACGACGCTTCAAGATCGATTGGATGATCTGATTCGTATTGCCAAAAGTAATGAGCGAAAACAGCTCAACTTTCAGCAATATGAATTAAGCTTGCTCAACAGCAGCGGTTTAGAGCCGTTACTGAAACTGATCCTGGAAGAACATAAACATCGTTTTCAACTGACGGCCGTGACGTTGATGCTGCATGATCCGGAATACGAATTTCAGCGGTTACTGGAATCACTCACGGAAACTGAACAATGGCACAAACATTTATTATTTACTGAATCGGTAAAGCGCCTGGAACAGTTTTTCAGTTTACGCCGCATTCCCAGACTGACCAGTTTTTCACCTCATCAACATCAACAACTGTTCCCTGCTTACAATGAGCTAGGTTCTGTCGCGCTATTACCGTTAATTCGGCAGAATCAATTAATTGGCAGTCTCAACCTAGGTAGCCGTAATCCCAACAGATTTCAATCCAATATCGGTACACAGTTCCTGCAGCATCTGGCTGCAGTAGTATCAGCATGTATTGAAAATGCCCGGCTACATGAAGAAGTCAAGCTGGTAGGTTTACGGGACCCGCTTACTGGAATCAACAATCGGCGTTTTTTTGATCAACGCATCATGGAAGAATTCAGCCGGGCTAATCGAAATACCACCCCTTTGTCCTGTTTATTTGTCGATCTGGACTATTTTAAACGTATCAATGACAATCATGGCCATCAAACAGGCGATCAGGTCCTCAAACAGGTAGCCCAACTGCTCAATGACAGTTTACGCCAAGGGGATGTACTAGCACGTTATGGGGGGGAAGAATTTGTGGTTTTATTGGCCGATGCGACCTCTTCGGTGGCGGCAGATATTGCTGAACGCATGCGAAAAACGGTTGCTGAAACCCATTTCACTTCATCAACAGGCAAGACATTGCAGGTTACCTTGTCGGTGGGGGTGTCAACTGTTGGGCCGGGCAGTAAAATGACGGTCAAACGATTGTTACAATCGGCTGACCAGGCTGTGTACGGTGCAAAACTATCTGGCCGTAATCAAGTAAAGATCAGTGCTGAAGTCTGAACTTTGAAGCCTTATATGGATCTTGTGAGCATCGTTAAATGAGGGCTCGGTGAATCAACTGAAAGCTTTTTCAGCTGCTTTTTTGCATGCATTGAAAAACCTGCTGCCTATCGTCGTCGTTGTAGTTATTTTTCAAGCCTTTGTTTTGCAAAATATCCCTCAGGACACTTTGTCGATTAGTCTTGGACTATTTACAGTCGCTATCGGTGTTGCCTTATTTCTGCGCGGCCTCGAACTCAGTATTTTTCCGGTTGGCAAAAGTCTTTCCAATCAATTTACCCGACGTGGTTCATTGTCGATTCTGCTCGCGTTTGGTTTTGCATTAGGCTTTTCGGCGGTGATTGCCGAACCGGCGTTAATTGCCGTAGCCGAACAAGCTCAAGAGATCAGTGAAGGACGAATAGATGCATTGATCCTGCGCTTTTTGGTGGCCGTTTCTGTTGGCTTTGTGGTTGCCCTCGGGGTATTTCGAATCCTGTTTGGTTACCCGCTACACTGGTTCATGATTATTGGTTACCTAATTGTCGTGGTCATCACATTTTTCACACCGGCTGAAATCGTCGGCCTGGCTTATGATTCAGGCGGCGTGACAACCAATATCGTGACTGTCCCATTGATAGCAGCCTTAGGCATTGGTTTAGCCTCATCCATTCGTGGCCGTAACCCACTTATTGATGGCTTTGGCATTGTAGCCATGGCCGTGATGGTACCGATGATAACAGTGCAGCTGTATGGGATTGTCGTGTTTAGGGGTAGTGAAACTGCTCCGGAAGCTGACCTTAGTATTGACACTGCGCAACAAGAAGCAATCTCGGGCCCGATGACCATGCTGATGGATTTGTTGGGGATGATGGGAGATGTACTCCCTATCATTATCACTATCCTGTTTTTCCAGTACCTAGTGTTAAAACGACCGTTAACGAACCCACGCAAAGTGATTTTGGGTTTTGCCATGGTCTTATTCGGGTTGTATGCGTTTGTTGTCGGTTTAAAAATGGGGTTATTCCCCATCGGCAGCAGCATGGCTGAACAACTGATAAAAAATCAGCATATTGTCTATGTCTATCTGTTTGCTTTTGCCATTGGTTTTGCGACAACCATGGCGGAACCCGCCTTGATTGCTATCGGTCAACAAGCAGAAGAAGCTGCTTCGGGAAGGATAAATGGTAACGTCATCCGGCTGCTGGTGGCAGTGGGTGTGGCAGTAGGCATCACTATCGGTGTACATCGTATTATCTCCGGCGACTCAATTCATCACTACATTATCGGCGGGTATTTAATCGTTATCGTACTCACCTTAATCGCCCCCAAATATATTGTGCCACTGGCATATGACTTAGGTGGTGTGACAACCTCAGAAGTCACCGTGCCCTTGGTGACGGCACTGGGTATTGGCCTTGCAACCCATATTGAAGGCCGCAACATTCTGATGGATGGCTTTGGCTTAATTGCCTTTGCCTCAATCTTTCCAATCATAACGGTCATGCTCTATGCTATTGCGATGCATTTCATGACGACTTTGCAAAAGGTAAACCGATGAAATTTTCTGTTCTTGTTGCCATTGTTCCCGAAGAAAATGAACAGGCTGCGATTGATACCGCCAAAGATCTCGGTGCCGGTGGCATAACCGTCATGTCAGCCCGGGGAATCAGTAATAACGTCAAAAAAACCTTTTTTGGTCTGAGTTACGATGGCAGTCAAAGTGTGTTGCTGATGGTATTGGAAAAAGGCTTGTCATTACAGGTGCTCAAAGCCATTCAAAAAATTCTGATGCCGGATAATCAGGAGTCCAAAGGTCTGGTATTTACTCTGCCACTGGATCATCTAGCGGGTATCGATACCTCTCAGGTTGAACAATTCCAGCAACATTTACGAGATTCTTTCTAACCCTCAAGGATGCCGCCAATGCGATTAGTTAAAGATGTCATGATTACCGATGTAGTCACCATTTCACCCTTTGCCAAAATGCGTGAAGCGTTGAACCTGATGAAACGCCATAAAATCAAATCCTTGGTCGTGGATAAGCAGAATCAACATGATGCCTATGGGTTGATTACCTACTCAGATATTTTGAAAACGGTTATTGCTGAAGAAGGCGATATTGATTTGCTGAATGTCTATGACATCTGCGCCAAACCCGTTATAGCCGTTGGGGAAGAATTAGCGATTCAACATGTCGCCAAGTTGATGACAACGCATCGGGTGAAACGGCTTCTGGTGGTTCATAACAATGATTTGGTTGGTATGGTAGCGATGAACGACATCATGGAACAATTGTTAAGCGAAATTGAATAAAGCTTAATCCAATACCTTGATGGCGCTGGGATGCTGCACAAACAGACTGTATTGCTTCCCTCGTTTGGACATCCAGCCATGGACTTCCAGAGATTTATTCAAATACGACTCCAATGGCGGAAACAGGTCCTGCTGTTCTTTCGCTATCCTCAAACTGGCTTTGTCATTAACCTTTAATACCCAATAATCCCTGGTCTGTGCGCGTGATTCAGCGGTTAACAGCCATCGTTGCCAGCCACGATAGGCTGTTTCAGTGATAGTAGTGATCTTACGAGGCTGATAATGTTTATCTCCCCAAATACCCTGCTGTTGGTTTATTGCCTGTTGTTGGGCGGCAATCAATTGCTCTGCATACTGCAGATTGGGTGGTTTTAGACTCAGTGCTGCCAGCCCCTTCTGTAGCAATTTTTCATTAATAAAGTCACCGTCCGGTGTCCAGGCATACGCTAGCAACCGATCATAACGATCGCGTTTCTCGATATCGTACTGTAAATAGACCTGGTTTTCTGATAACTGATTTTTTAACCAATCTCTCGCTTCAATGCCTCCTGGTTCGGCTTCGCGATAACGAGAACTGATTTCCGGGGTATTTATACCGAGTAATCTGACCCGCTGATTATTTTCCAGTATCAATGTATCGCCGTCATAGACCCGTTTAACATTAAATAAATAGCGATTGGAACTGGGGGTTAACTCAATCGTTTCCGCTGCTGGATCAGCAGGTTGATCAGAAAATATCTGCAGTCCATGGTCATCTGTCCACTGATAAATTTCTGTGGCGCTTACTGTACCAATTAGCCAAAACAGTAAAATAAAAGCAGATAAATATCTTGTCATCTCAGCTCAGGCTGTAATGCAAAACGATGCTGATAAAAATAACCGCACCCACCCAATTATTATTCAGAAAAGCTTTTAAACAAGCATGGCGTTCACGATCTTTACTAAGCCATAACTGGTAAACAAATAAAACTGCAGCGATTGCTAAACCAATATAAAACAGCATTCCAAACTGCAACTGCCATCCAATTAACAACAGGATCAACAGATACCCGAGTTGTAACAGGCCTTGTATCAATAAATCCTTCTGTCCAAACAGAATGGCTGTGGATTTCACACCAGCTTGCAGATCATCCTCACGATCAGCCATGGCATAGAAAGTGTCATACATTATTGTCCAGATAATATTGGCCACAAACAACCACCAGACAATGGCCGGTAATGCATTGGTCTGGGCTGCAAACGCCATCGGAATTGCCCAGCCAAATGCCATGCCTAATACCAGCTGCGGCAGATAGGTAAAGCGTTTCATAAACGGATAAATCGCGGCCAGCATTACCGCCACCAGCGATAGCGCTATCGTGAATGGATTGAGCAACAACACCAGCATAAACGCGATTAAAGCTAATACCACAAACGTCAGTACTGCCTGTTTTGCCGTTAATACGCCGGTTGCCAGCGGACGGTTTTCAGTACGCCACACCTGCCCATCAATATGCCTGTCGGCAAAATCATTAATTGCGCAGCCCGCCGCACGCATCAACACAACACCTGCAATAAAAATCAGCAGGATCTTAATATCCGGCAGGCCCCCAGCTGCAATCCATAACGCCGTCAAGGTGGGCCAGAGCAACAGTAAAATACCGATTGGCCGATTCATTCGGGTTAATTGCCAGTAAGGTCGTAGTTGTGTGGCTAGATTTGTCATCAAGACCAGTCCTGATTCGGTAAAAAAATTTCACAGACCAACAAACTATTATCAGCAAAATAAAAACATGAACGTCTTGCCCACATTATTGAACTTTCGTTGAGTTCATTACTGCTGTGTTTTGCCAGTTCAAACAGGCTTTGTCCTGAACGCAGACTGGCGACTTCCAGGGGGCCGCGTTTAATTGCCGGATCAGTAAACAGGATTTCACCCAGAGAGCGATTACCCAGATGATGAATATGCAGGTGAGCCTGCAATGCCTGATAACTTACACGTGGCACAATGGTGCGGGCAAATACCCGTGCCTGATCACCATCGCGCAATATTACTTCACGGCAATAGGCATGTTCGTATAACGGTTGCTCAAGCTTCAAAGCTTCTTCTGGCAGAGGTTTCTGCCAACCGGTTTGCTGCAGATCCACTTTGAATTGCTGCTGACTGGTCTGTTGCAGCCGCAGCGTTAACGATCCTTTGTCCGTTAACCATCCAGCCAGTTCGGCTGGTAGTTTTGCAGTTGGCGCGGGATGCCAGTGTGTTTGGCTTTTTAACATTGATTCTGGTGACTCATACTTGTCCGAAGTTCAGTTTGGTACCAAACCAGCGTTGAATTAAGGGTGTGACGTTTTCCGGATAGTGCTTTATTAATGTCTCAGCCGCTTTGCTGACCGCTGGCAATAAATCCTGATCGGCCAGTAAATCAGCCACCCGAAACTGGGGCAAACCGGTTTGCCGTGTTCCCAACACCTCTCCCGGACCACGAATTTCCAAATCGCGCTGGGCAATAACAAATCCGTCATTGCTTTCGCGTAAACAGGCCAGCCGGGCCAGACCATTTTCCGATAGTGGTGGATGATACATCAGTACACAATGACTCTGCACAGTGCCACGCCCTACCCGGCCACGCAATTGATGTAATTGTGCCAGCCCCAGACGTTCGGCATTTTCAATCACCATTAAGCTGGCATTGGGCACGTCCACACCAACTTCAATCACCGTTGTCGCCACCAGCAGATCAATTTCGCCCTGTTTGAACGCCTGCATCACCTGTTCTTTTTCAGCTGACTTCATTCGGCCATGCACCAGTGCAATCCGTAAGTCAGGCAACGCCTGTTGTAATTGCTCAGCAGTATCTTCCGCTGCCTGACATTGTAAATGCTCAGACTCTTCAATCAAGGTGCATACCCAGTAAACCTGGCGTTTTTGCCGACAGGCCACATGAATGCGTTCAATCACTTCCTGTCGACGATTATCAGCCACCACCACGGTGGTCACGGGTTGCCTGCCAGGTGGCAGTTCATCAATTATTGATACATTCAAATCAGCATATGCTGTCATTGCTAATGTTCGTGGAATAGGGGTAGCGGTCATCACCAATTGATGTGGCAGGATATCCACCGCTTTACCTTTGTCGCGTAACGCCATACGCTGATGCACGCCAAACCTGTGCTGCTCATCAATTATTACCAGACCCAAACGATTAAATGTCACTTCATCCTGAAATAACGCATGGGTGCCTACGGCAATATTGATTTCGCCTCCAGCGAGCGCAGCAATAACCTGTCGACGCTGTGCTGTTGTTTGCTTGCCAGCGCACCAGCCGACCTCGATGCCTAAGGGTTCAAGCCAGTTACGAAAGGTCTGATAATGTTGCTCTGCAAGTAATTCGGTGGGCGCCATCATCACTGCCTGATAGCCACTTGATACTGCCATTAATGCTGATAAAGCAGCCACCACGGTTTTACCTGATCCGACATCACCCTGTACCAATCGCTGCATGGGAATGCTTCGTTGCAGATCGTTACGGATCTCTCTGATAACCCGTTGCTGAGCATCTGTTAACGGGAATGGCAGCCGTTGTAAAAAATTTTCACTGAACCTATCAGCTTCAAACATTGGCGCTTTATGTTGCTGAGTGCGATAGCGGATTTGACGCATACTGAGTTGCTGGGCCAACAGTTCTTCAAACGCCAGACGTTTCTGTGCCGGATGTTCACGAGCGATTAACTGACCGACATCACTATCGGGCGGGGGTAAGTGAACATATTTCAAGGCTTGCGTCAGATCAAAATGTGCCACTCTTGGGTCTAACAAGGCTTCCGGCAAATAGGAAGGCATCGTTTGCTGTTCCAGCAATTTGATTGCCTGATTCAACAATTTCCGCCACGATAATTGATGCAAACCTTCTGTTGTCGGATACACCGGCGTTAAGGCTTCATCCACAGCAAATGGCGCCTCACCCTGAATTATCTGATATTCAGGATGCACCATTTCCAGCGCAGATGGACCACTGCGCACTTCGCCAAAGCAACGAATGCGTTGTCCACGAGCGAGTTGCTGTTGCTGGGTTTTGGAAAAATGAAAGAAACGTAATACCAGTGCGCCAGTGCCATCACTGACATGACATAGCAATGAACGACGCCGACCAAACTTGACCTGACTGAGCTGAATTACCCCTTCAATGAGTTTTTCCTGTTGTGGTCGCAAACTGCCAATGGGCATTAATCGGGTGCGGTCCTGGTAACGCAGTGGCAGATGAAACAGGAGATCCTGAATATAGCGGATCCCCAGCTTCTCCAGCTTTTCAGCCAGTTTTTCGCCGACACCTTTCAGTGAGGTGACCGGATCAGTTATGGCCAGTTCAGTCACCTGTTGCGGCCACTAAAATAGTCGAGTTATACGCCCAGATGCAAAATAGCATCCATTTCTACCGGCACATCTTTGGGTAAAGAGGCCACGCCAATCGCTGCACGAGCAGGATAGGGCTGCTGAAAGTAATCCGCCATAATTTCATTGACGGTGCCGAAATGGGCTAAATCAGTGAGATAAATATTCAGTTTAACCACATCCTGCAAACTGCCACCTGATGCAGCAGCAACCGCTGACAAGTTATCAAATACCCGGCGAACCTGAGTAGCGAAATCGCCTTCAATCACTGTCATGGTTTCCGGGACCAGTGGGATTTGACCAGAAAGATAAACAACGTCACCCACTTTTACAGCTTGTGAATAGGTACCAATAGCTTCAGGAGCGTTGCTGGTATGGATAATTTCTCGGGACATAAAAACTCCGGCTATGTCGCCCTGAAGACGACAGATTAAACAAATCAGTTATTAATACGGTTAATGCGTTCAACCATTTCCAGTTGGCGTAAACGACGGATAATGCGTGCCAGATGCTGACGATTAGTGACTTCAATTGTCAGTCGTAGGTTGGTATAGCCACCATCCCGCTCATCAACGATAACATTATCAATATTCGATTCAGCTTCAGAAATCACCGAAGCAATTGTTGCCAACGCACCACGTTGATTACGCAGATGCATCATCAAATCTACAGGGAAATCACGATTGATCTCTTTCGCCCAGGCTACATCCAGCCACTTTTCATTCTGCTCACGTAAATGCGTGGTATTTTTACAGCTTCGCTGATGAATAATGATACCGCGTCCGGCACTGACAAATCCGTGGATCGGATCACCGGGAATCGGATGACAGCAGCGGGCAAAATTGACCACCATGCCTTCAGTTCCGGCAATCAGCAATGCCTGTGGCTCTTTATCGGGGGTTTCTTCCTGTAACAATTTTTGTGCGACCAGTAAGGCAGATATGTTGCCCAGCCCCAAATCGCTCAATAATTCATCAAAGGTTTCCAGCTCATACTCTTTCAACAGCGCAGTAATTCGTTTGGTGGGAATATTTTCCAATGCCGTTGAAAATGCTGTCAGATGTTTGTTCAGCAGGCGCAACCCAAGTTGAATAGCCTCTTCGCCTTGCAGGTGCTTGAGGTAATTACGAATATTAGTCCGCGCTTTTGGCGTTACTACAAAATTAAGCCATGCCGGATTGGGATGCGAGGTCGGCGATGTAATGATCTCAACTGACTGCCCTGTTTCCAGTGGTGAACTCAATGGCACCAGATTACGGCCAACTCTGGCTGCTACGCAACTGTTACCAACATCTGAGTGAACTGCGTAAGCAAAATCCACTGCTGAGGATCCTCTCGGTAAGGTGAGGATCTCTCCTTTAGGCGTTGAAACATAAATCTCATCCGGGAATAAATCGATACGCAGATTTTCCAGAAACTCCATTGAGTCGCCGGAGCTTTTCTGCATTTCCAGAATGCCATGCAACCATTGTCTGGCTTTACGATGCGCCAGCGTATTGCCAGCAACTTCACCGGTTTTATAGAGCCAATGAGCGGCCACACCCGCTTCGGCCAACTGATCCATATCGCGAGAACGGATCTGGACTTCTATCGGAACACCGTAGGGACCGAATAAAACGGTATGCAAGGATTGATAACCATTGGCTTTAGGGATCGCAATATAGTCTTTGAATTTACCCTGCACTGGTTTGTATAAGTTATGTACAACGCCCAGCATTCGATAACAGGCATCCACGTCGTCGACAATAATCCGGAAGGCATAAACATCCATGACTTCAGAAAACGATAGCTGTTTGCTGACCATTTTTTTGTAAATGCTGTAGAGATTTTTCTCGCGGCCTTGAATATCGGCGCTAAGGCCTTCCTGTTCCATTCTATTAAGGATAGAAGCGGTGATTTGGCTGACGATTTCCTTGCGATTGCCCCGCGCTTTACGCACGGCGTCCCCTAACACACGATAACGAATAGGGTAAAGAACGTGAAAACCCAGATCTTCCAGTTCACAGCGCATCAGATTCATTCCCAGACGCTGAGCAATAGGAGCATAGATTTCGAGGGTTTCATGGGCAATGCGGCGGCGTTTTTCCGGTCGCAGATGACCCAGAGTACGCATATTGTGCAGACGGTCAGCAAGCTTGACGATAATAACCCGTATATCTCGGGACATCGCCAGCAGCATTTTTCGCAGATTTTCAGCCTGAGCGTGTTGTCTGGTTTCGAATGCCGCCTGCGCCAGCTTGGTGACACCTTCTACCAGCTCGGCAACGGGTTCACCAAATTCGGCAATCACGTCACGTTTGGACATTTCCGTGTCTTCGATAACGTCATGCAGCAAACCGGCCATAATGCACTCATAATCCATGTGCATCATGGCCAGTACATGTGCTACTGCTAACGGGTGGGTGATATAACGCTCACCACTGCGTCGGGTCTGCCCTTCATGGCATTGCTCAGCAAAATGATAAGCTCGCCGAATCGACTCGACCTGATTGTTTTCTAAATAGTTTGACGTGGCAAAACACAGATCATCTATCGTGAGTTTGGGCTCGGACTCCTGGATGAAATCAAGTTCAGACGCAACAGATGGTTTTGCACTCACGGTAAATTAGATTTCGCTTTGCAGCTCTTCATCGCTGACCATGCTTTCTTCGGCATGTTGACGAGCTGAGGTTTTGGTCAGAATAGTGCGGTCAACCAGACCTGCGGCAATTTCACGCAGTGCCAGAACAGTAGGTTTGTCGTTATCGACCGGCACCATTGGATCATCACCCATGGCTATCTGGCGAGCGCGTTTTGCCGCAACCAGCACTAATTGAAAACGATTATCTACATTTTCGAGGCAATCTTCAACGGTAGTACGTGCCATGTTAATTTGTCCTGTGGTTAAAACCTGTAATTTTACGAGAGATACGCAGCTTAAGCCAGTAAGTCCGCTAACAAGGTGCTGTAATTTGACTGTTGTACGGCGAGTTTGTGCCGACTGGCGACCACAATCGCAGTCAGGCTGGCGAGTGCATGATCAAAGTCATCATTCACAATCAGATAATCAAATTCAACATAATGTGACATTTCACTCTCTGCATCACGCATTCTGCGCGAAATTGTTGCTTCATCATCCTGCCCGCGGCCTCTCAAACGCTGCTCAAGTGCTTGTTTAGAGGGTGGCAATATAAAAATACTGCTGCTGTCGGGAAAGTTTTTTCTGACCTGTTGAGCACCCTGCCAGTCAATTTCCAGAATCACGTCATTGCCGGCATGTAACTGGTGATGCACCGCTGCTGCTGAAGTACCATAACTGTTATCAAATACAGTTGCGGATTCCAGAAACTCTCCTGCATCACGCATCTTGCTGAAGATGTCCTGACTGACAAAAAAGTAATCTTTGCCATCAGCCTCCCCCGCTCTGGCGGTCCTCGTTGTATGGGAAACCGATAATCGAACATGCGGATCCTGCTTGACCAGTGCCCGAACCAGACTGGTTTTCCCCGCACCGGAGGGTGCCGCTACAATAAATAAACTTCCAGACATTTTGATACCTTGCAGGTTGCGCAGTTTTAGTTTTGAAACCAGGATTTTCTTATGAAAACAATACTGGTTTACGCTTTTTTGTGCCAGTTTTTTGTATGGCTAGAATCAGGTTTTACGCGAGCTAACTGTCGTCATATCAAAAACCGTTGTATCTAAATCCTGTTAAAACTTATTGTCTTCTATTTCAAACAAAAATAAATCTCATTACCATTGTAAAGTCGTCAATATTGGAGAGTTTTATGCGTAAAACGGGTATCTTACTAAGTGTTTGGTTGGGCTTGACTGTCTTTCTCGTTTCAGGTTGCGGTGATGAAGCGAAAGAGGATATACAGGAGGTTAATTTGTATTCCGCCCGAATTGAGTCGCTGATTAAACCTTTACTGGATGACTTTACTGAAGAAACCGGTATCAAAGTCAACCTGGTCACCGGTAAAGCAGATGAACTGTTGCAACGTCTGCAGAATGAAGGCCGCAATACTCCCGCCGACATGCTGCTAACCACCGATGCGGGTCGTTTACACCGTGCTATTGAAGAAGACCTGTTACAACCCGTTGAATCTGAAGTTTTGCAGCAACGCATCCCCTCATCGTACCGTCATCCGGAAGGATACTGGTTTGGTTTATCGCTGCGTGCCCGCCCGATTATGTATGTGAAAGATCGCGTCGATCCTGCAGAACTTTCAACCTATGAAGCGCTGGTTGAACCACGCTGGAACAACCGAATCTGTGTACGTTCTTCAAGTAATATCTATAACCAGTCAATGGTTGCATCAATGATTGCGGCCAAAGGTGAAGCTGCAACAGAAGAATGGGCAAAAGGACTGGTCGCTAATTTCGCCCGTTCGCCACAGGGTGGCGATCGGGATCAGATCAGTGCGGCAGCAGCTGGCCAATGCGATATCGTTATTGCCAACACGTATTATCTGGCTGGCATGTTGACCAGTAACGATGCTGATGAAAAAACAGCAGCAGAAAAATTAGCAGTTTTCTGGCCTAATCAGGATGACCGTGGTG
Proteins encoded:
- a CDS encoding ComF family protein, translating into MMARNFSAVVTHRLAELYSKLLPIPCFLCGEFSQQEALCKACIEDLPWLEQCCQRCALPLNENGICGQCLIQPPPQHASLALFRYETPINHCIAAFKFHQQLVFTQLFARLMAEKLQQQDNALPEVLIPVPLHPSRLRRRGYNQSAQLADILARQLNLKVDKTSLIRQRNTVPQIGMSGKERKRNVKRAFTLCKKLPYKQVALIDDVYTTGHTVAEACRCLQQNGVETVEVWTIARAIRHY
- a CDS encoding GGDEF domain-containing protein, producing MPQKDVTTLQDRLDDLIRIAKSNERKQLNFQQYELSLLNSSGLEPLLKLILEEHKHRFQLTAVTLMLHDPEYEFQRLLESLTETEQWHKHLLFTESVKRLEQFFSLRRIPRLTSFSPHQHQQLFPAYNELGSVALLPLIRQNQLIGSLNLGSRNPNRFQSNIGTQFLQHLAAVVSACIENARLHEEVKLVGLRDPLTGINNRRFFDQRIMEEFSRANRNTTPLSCLFVDLDYFKRINDNHGHQTGDQVLKQVAQLLNDSLRQGDVLARYGGEEFVVLLADATSSVAADIAERMRKTVAETHFTSSTGKTLQVTLSVGVSTVGPGSKMTVKRLLQSADQAVYGAKLSGRNQVKISAEV
- a CDS encoding DUF1538 domain-containing protein: MNQLKAFSAAFLHALKNLLPIVVVVVIFQAFVLQNIPQDTLSISLGLFTVAIGVALFLRGLELSIFPVGKSLSNQFTRRGSLSILLAFGFALGFSAVIAEPALIAVAEQAQEISEGRIDALILRFLVAVSVGFVVALGVFRILFGYPLHWFMIIGYLIVVVITFFTPAEIVGLAYDSGGVTTNIVTVPLIAALGIGLASSIRGRNPLIDGFGIVAMAVMVPMITVQLYGIVVFRGSETAPEADLSIDTAQQEAISGPMTMLMDLLGMMGDVLPIIITILFFQYLVLKRPLTNPRKVILGFAMVLFGLYAFVVGLKMGLFPIGSSMAEQLIKNQHIVYVYLFAFAIGFATTMAEPALIAIGQQAEEAASGRINGNVIRLLVAVGVAVGITIGVHRIISGDSIHHYIIGGYLIVIVLTLIAPKYIVPLAYDLGGVTTSEVTVPLVTALGIGLATHIEGRNILMDGFGLIAFASIFPIITVMLYAIAMHFMTTLQKVNR
- a CDS encoding P-II family nitrogen regulator; its protein translation is MKFSVLVAIVPEENEQAAIDTAKDLGAGGITVMSARGISNNVKKTFFGLSYDGSQSVLLMVLEKGLSLQVLKAIQKILMPDNQESKGLVFTLPLDHLAGIDTSQVEQFQQHLRDSF
- a CDS encoding CBS domain-containing protein, translating into MRLVKDVMITDVVTISPFAKMREALNLMKRHKIKSLVVDKQNQHDAYGLITYSDILKTVIAEEGDIDLLNVYDICAKPVIAVGEELAIQHVAKLMTTHRVKRLLVVHNNDLVGMVAMNDIMEQLLSEIE
- a CDS encoding thermonuclease family protein gives rise to the protein MTRYLSAFILLFWLIGTVSATEIYQWTDDHGLQIFSDQPADPAAETIELTPSSNRYLFNVKRVYDGDTLILENNQRVRLLGINTPEISSRYREAEPGGIEARDWLKNQLSENQVYLQYDIEKRDRYDRLLAYAWTPDGDFINEKLLQKGLAALSLKPPNLQYAEQLIAAQQQAINQQQGIWGDKHYQPRKITTITETAYRGWQRWLLTAESRAQTRDYWVLKVNDKASLRIAKEQQDLFPPLESYLNKSLEVHGWMSKRGKQYSLFVQHPSAIKVLD
- the ubiA gene encoding 4-hydroxybenzoate octaprenyltransferase — its product is MTNLATQLRPYWQLTRMNRPIGILLLLWPTLTALWIAAGGLPDIKILLIFIAGVVLMRAAGCAINDFADRHIDGQVWRTENRPLATGVLTAKQAVLTFVVLALIAFMLVLLLNPFTIALSLVAVMLAAIYPFMKRFTYLPQLVLGMAFGWAIPMAFAAQTNALPAIVWWLFVANIIWTIMYDTFYAMADREDDLQAGVKSTAILFGQKDLLIQGLLQLGYLLILLLIGWQLQFGMLFYIGLAIAAVLFVYQLWLSKDRERHACLKAFLNNNWVGAVIFISIVLHYSLS
- a CDS encoding chorismate--pyruvate lyase family protein → MLKSQTHWHPAPTAKLPAELAGWLTDKGSLTLRLQQTSQQQFKVDLQQTGWQKPLPEEALKLEQPLYEHAYCREVILRDGDQARVFARTIVPRVSYQALQAHLHIHHLGNRSLGEILFTDPAIKRGPLEVASLRSGQSLFELAKHSSNELNESSIMWARRSCFYFADNSLLVCEIFLPNQDWS